One Rosa chinensis cultivar Old Blush chromosome 5, RchiOBHm-V2, whole genome shotgun sequence genomic region harbors:
- the LOC112203888 gene encoding uncharacterized protein LOC112203888: MACHAFEETLTDEALRWFLNLPTNSIDSFQELRDKFLRWFILCGSSYCTTPHLFPLKQRPNEGLRDLVRRWQKQATQCRSLDPALAAKYDTFGHDTGANTNLVNVPQLNNPNESTDNRCRDANRDKPSQQDERAPRERPVYSDKRDKQYSKSLEKAKHNLSSSRYRNAPYSSNRYKKTPKYDAPRYEIYTTLTTSYEDMWNNHKDIIPCPPKCRPGQEKPQDNSKYYIYHEEAGHPTNICWELKNAIKHLIQNGKLLQYHTPATGSNDIEVYGHILTIHDGALSAETLHLPKRQCPRGQEILGLSHGCHTPQVDWD; encoded by the exons ATGGCCTGCCATGCATTTGAGGAAACTTTAACGGACGAGGCCTTACGTTGGTTCCTCAACTTGCCCACCAACTCCATTGATAGCTTCCAGGAACTCAGGGACAAGTTCCTCCGGTGGTTCATCTTATGCGGCAGTAGTTATTGCACAACGCCCCACCTGTTCCCACTCAAACAGAGGCCTAATGAGGGCTTGAGAGACCTTGTTCGAAGGTGGCAGAAGCAGGCTACGCAATGTCGCTCTCTCGACCCTGCCCTAGCG GCCAAGTACGATACTTTCGGTCACGACACGGGTGCTAATACAAATCTTGTTAATGTACCCCAACTTAATAACCCCAACGAGAGCACCGACAATAGGTGCAGGGATGCCAACAGGGACAAACCCTCTCAACAAGATGAAAGAGCACCAAGGGAGAGGCCCGTTTATAGCGATAAGAGAGACAAGCAATATAGCAAAAGCCTCGAGAAAGCCAAGCACAATTTGTCAAGCAGCCGATACCGCAACGCACCATATAGCAGCAACCGATACAAGAAAACtccaaagtatgatgcacccaGATACGAGATATATACCACACTCACCACCTCTTATGAAGACATGTGGAACAACCACAAAGATATCATCCCATGCCCACCAAAGTGTAGACCCGGACAAGAGAAGCCGCAAGACAACAGTAAGTACTACATCTACCATGAGGAAGCCGGCCATCCCACCAACATCTGTTGGGAGCTAAAGAATGCCATCAAACACCTCATCCAAAATGGTAAGCTCCTACAGTATCACACTCCTGCAACGGGATCCAATGACATCGAGGTCTATGGACATATATTAACCATACATGATGGCGCCCTCAGCGCCGAGACTCTTCACCTACCAAAGCGTCAATGCCCCCGGGGGCAAGAAATACTGGGACTTAGTCATGGATGCCACACTCCACAAGTGGATTGGGACTAG
- the LOC112201648 gene encoding NAC domain-containing protein 89, with amino-acid sequence MSGISKEAQLSIAASSMFPGFRFSPTDEELISHYLKNKLEYPEKSVEVISEVDICNFEPWDLPAKSVIQSENEWFFFSPRGRKYPNGAQSRRATESGYWKATGKERNVKSSSNVIGTKRTLVFHIGRAPKGERTEWIMHEYCMLNDKSQDSMVVCRLRKNSDFRLNDTTNRGSSSQSPLSTVQNSENAIFEVGIDQGEKATECHSKKSTSSYDSHSIEQIDSASDSYPKLTPEVTQMESSQHQGSYDDDFFAEILKDDIINLDESSVSVAAGTPPVVANNSEAQQHSMQAVGSQAIPSQGTANRRIRLRRPKLKSRAQALTERTKSEQSPKGLANNHVLIYVILVFLVLLILFLSNFCFSNISGSVSFYVRRFLASEKHHK; translated from the exons ATGAGTGGGATTTCCAAGGAGGCTCAGCTTTCCATCGCTGCCTCCTCGATGTTTCCGGGGTTTAGGTTCTCACCGACCGACGAGGAATTGATTTCGCACTACCTTAAGAACAAGTTGGAGTACCCTGAGAAGAGCGTGGAGGTCATTTCCGAAGTTGATATCTGCAACTTCGAGCCCTGGGACCTACCGG CTAAATCTGTCATTCAATCGGAGAATGAGTGGTTCTTCTTTTCTCCGCGGGGTAGAAAGTACCCAAATGGTGCACAGAGCAGGAGGGCAACTGAATCTGGTTATTGGAAAGCCACAGGCAAAGAACGTAATGTAAAGTCAAGTTCTAATGTTATCGGTACCAAGAGGACACTTGTGTTCCACATCGGACGTGCACCAAAAGGTGAAAGAACAGAATGGATTATGCACGAATACTGTATGCTGAATGATAAATCCCAG GATTCTATGGTTGTTTGCCGCCTTAGGAAGAACAGTGACTTCCGTCTGAATGACACCACAAACCGAGGTTCCTCAAGTCAAAGTCCTTTATCAACTGTGCAGAATAGTGAAAATGCTATCTTTGAAGTTGGTATTGATCAAGGGGAGAAGGCAACTGAATGCCACTCAAAGAAATCTACTAGCAGTTATGATTCTCATTCTATTGAGCAAATTGATTCTGCATCTGACTCCTATCCGAAGCTGACACCAGAGGTAACACAGATGGAATCATCTCAGCACCAG GGTTCTTATGATGATGACTTCTTTGCTGAGATACTTAAAGATGATATAATAAATCTAGACGAATCTTCAGTCTCCGTTGCTGCTGGCACCCCACCAGTGGTTGCAAATAATTCAGAAGCCCAACAACATTCGATGCAAGCTGTTGGGTCTCAAGCCATTCCTTCCCAAGGTACTGCAAATCGAAGAATCAGATTAAGAAGGCCAAAGTTAAAGTCTCGTGCACAGGCATTAACAGAACGTACCAAGTCAGAGCAGTCACCAAAAGGTTTAGCAAATAATCATGTGTTGATAtatgtaattttggtttttttggtATTGCTCATTCtgtttctgtcaaatttttgtttttctaataTTTCTGGGTCTGTTTCTTTTTATGTTCGGAGGTTTCTGGCCAGTGAAAAACATCATAAATGA